A genomic region of Ferroacidibacillus organovorans contains the following coding sequences:
- a CDS encoding ABC transporter ATP-binding protein — MSVLQVSHVSRSGFNKPLVDNLSFSVGEGEIVALVGPNGAGKTTTLGLILGLIRPDSGKIVICGHDMNRDRVRALRHVGAVLDNAAMYPYLTGRENLNHFARLANILEREMRISEAVALVGLQDCIHNKVGTYSLGMLQRLSIAQALIRKPKLLVLDEPTNGLDLLHIRFLRSLLKQLSASGSGILMSSHLLHEVEYTCDRIVMIKSGKLIRESTIHELQHFENKPFIAIGVSNPRNAIEILQCKGWGFHMVSDQEIQGQIESSTVPLIIRHLVFSNIDVFSAKIIPRSLEDLLEESYF; from the coding sequence ATGTCTGTTTTGCAGGTTAGCCACGTTTCAAGGTCAGGTTTTAATAAACCCCTAGTTGATAATTTGTCCTTCTCTGTTGGGGAAGGGGAAATCGTTGCTCTTGTTGGTCCCAATGGGGCAGGGAAAACGACAACTCTTGGATTAATTCTTGGTTTAATACGTCCTGATTCTGGAAAAATTGTAATTTGTGGACATGATATGAACCGTGATCGGGTACGTGCACTTCGACATGTGGGGGCTGTATTAGACAACGCTGCGATGTATCCCTATTTGACTGGAAGAGAAAATCTGAACCATTTCGCTAGACTGGCGAACATACTAGAAAGAGAGATGCGAATCTCAGAGGCTGTCGCATTAGTAGGGTTACAAGATTGCATTCACAATAAGGTAGGTACATACTCTCTGGGGATGCTACAACGTCTCAGCATCGCACAGGCTTTGATAAGGAAACCTAAACTTCTGGTTCTGGACGAACCTACAAATGGACTTGATTTATTGCACATTCGATTCCTTCGATCATTGCTCAAGCAACTATCTGCAAGTGGTAGTGGAATTTTGATGTCAAGTCACTTATTGCACGAAGTTGAATACACATGTGATCGTATCGTGATGATTAAAAGCGGAAAACTCATTCGAGAATCGACGATTCATGAATTGCAACACTTCGAAAATAAACCCTTTATTGCTATTGGTGTCAGTAATCCGAGAAACGCCATCGAAATCCTACAGTGTAAAGGTTGGGGGTTTCATATGGTTTCAGATCAAGAAATTCAAGGACAGATCGAGAGTTCTACTGTTCCACTCATCATACGACATCTCGTATTTTCAAATATTGACGTTTTTTCCGCAAAAATAATACCGCGTTCACTCGAAGATTTATTAGAAGAGAGCTATTTTTGA